A genomic region of Lysinibacillus sp. 2017 contains the following coding sequences:
- a CDS encoding toll/interleukin-1 receptor domain-containing protein, with the protein MNYNCTIIRFIKEEFFIFKAFLSHTNSDKEFVEKVAGKLGRERVVFDKYIFPEGEDFRDSIMKYLKESDLFVLFASKESLKANWVKYEIDNAEMLLIEEKLKKGLVFLIGDDISHSQLPKWCQKSLVKRISKHNLVADIIEEKLLEINPKYSDVYIGRGIEKEKFTDHLFKSKIKHQVLVFYGLNGIGRRTFAKDIMHNIYNLKLGRGFNIEPADELVNLYLNVMDEVNGFTSKADYKNHIDAFRQISLDERVNEIVNLLKVYSENRISPCLIDNGGLMDSSGRYKEEYLKLMKKINETSNLYLTIIQTRNPYYIDEFSDNDKLFFVTYLTKLNDSAMNGLLSTYLNNLEIRYDNQDIVEFTQYLDGYPPAAQFARNSINTYGLDVALADKTMLSEFKAKKFKEYLNKVVSNNQIKIKLLRVCEALPPLKYVDIMNICLDSNESIKREFQDLIDESVLTVDLQNNTYTLATPLREAVRRNWGALSKKEFEDIATKLKDIYWDEEKIPTNDILDTLIFCLLRSGNNKELAEFTDVLFPSTIMKAASSAYINREWNTVINLCRKALALNNELDSARILLFKSLVRENENSDLILAELSNRKHPEYYPLRAFRDLKRRRYNDALKNYNLALARGYHTIAVYREIAECYYRLDDYENASMYIEKAIEKDKMPNGFILDLAAKIAIEKLEFDKAQEYINKLEIVDTIENVYHRKASLLSKQLNYTQAIKYANLACKRQPPLPETFLNKAFILTQLEQYEEANSTLLEFKSLFKSHEKRDFYNELMCLVKLNIAGWEEAEIFYEKLSSNSLYANYLKFIILVSKSEDLNLSLVERLNYKKEIEQLKSEGMEEFNEQNLFIKD; encoded by the coding sequence ATAAATTACAATTGTACTATTATACGATTTATTAAGGAGGAGTTTTTTATTTTTAAAGCATTCTTATCGCATACAAATTCAGATAAAGAATTTGTTGAAAAAGTCGCTGGAAAATTAGGTCGAGAAAGAGTTGTATTTGATAAATATATATTTCCTGAAGGGGAAGATTTTAGAGATTCTATAATGAAATACTTAAAAGAATCGGACTTATTTGTTTTATTTGCGAGTAAGGAGTCTTTAAAAGCAAACTGGGTAAAATATGAAATTGATAATGCTGAGATGTTGTTAATAGAGGAAAAATTAAAAAAAGGTCTAGTTTTTTTAATAGGTGATGATATAAGTCATAGTCAATTGCCTAAGTGGTGTCAGAAAAGCTTAGTTAAAAGAATTTCAAAACATAATTTGGTCGCAGATATTATTGAGGAAAAGTTGTTGGAGATTAACCCTAAATATTCCGATGTTTATATAGGGAGAGGAATAGAAAAAGAAAAATTCACTGATCATTTGTTTAAATCTAAAATAAAACATCAAGTATTAGTCTTTTACGGATTAAATGGTATTGGTAGAAGAACATTTGCTAAAGATATTATGCATAATATTTATAATTTAAAATTAGGAAGAGGTTTTAATATTGAACCTGCAGATGAGTTAGTGAATTTATATTTAAATGTTATGGATGAGGTAAATGGATTTACTTCAAAAGCAGATTATAAGAATCACATAGATGCTTTTAGACAAATTTCTTTGGATGAACGAGTTAATGAAATCGTAAATTTGTTAAAAGTTTATTCTGAAAATAGAATTTCGCCATGTTTAATCGATAACGGTGGGCTTATGGATAGTAGCGGGAGATATAAAGAAGAATATTTAAAACTAATGAAAAAAATAAATGAAACGTCAAATTTATATTTAACGATTATTCAAACTAGAAATCCATATTATATTGATGAATTTTCTGATAATGATAAATTATTTTTTGTTACTTATTTAACAAAATTAAACGATTCCGCTATGAATGGTTTATTAAGTACATATTTAAATAATTTGGAGATCCGATATGATAACCAAGACATAGTAGAATTCACCCAATATTTAGATGGATATCCGCCAGCAGCTCAGTTCGCTCGAAATAGTATAAATACATATGGGCTAGATGTAGCATTAGCTGATAAAACTATGTTAAGTGAATTTAAAGCAAAAAAGTTTAAAGAATACTTAAATAAAGTTGTTAGCAATAATCAAATTAAAATTAAGCTTTTGAGAGTCTGTGAAGCTTTACCACCATTAAAATATGTGGATATAATGAATATTTGTTTAGATAGTAATGAAAGTATTAAAAGAGAATTCCAAGATTTAATTGACGAAAGTGTGCTTACTGTAGATCTACAAAATAATACTTATACCTTAGCTACCCCTCTTAGAGAAGCAGTTAGAAGAAATTGGGGAGCATTAAGTAAAAAGGAGTTTGAAGATATTGCTACAAAATTAAAAGATATTTATTGGGATGAAGAAAAAATCCCTACTAATGATATATTGGATACTTTAATTTTTTGTTTATTAAGATCTGGGAATAATAAGGAGTTAGCTGAATTCACAGATGTATTATTTCCATCTACAATAATGAAGGCAGCCTCAAGTGCATACATCAATAGGGAATGGAATACTGTAATAAATTTATGTAGAAAAGCTTTGGCTTTAAATAACGAATTAGATAGTGCTAGAATACTGTTGTTTAAATCATTGGTACGTGAAAATGAAAATTCTGATTTAATATTAGCAGAACTAAGCAATCGTAAGCATCCGGAATATTATCCTTTAAGAGCTTTTCGAGATTTGAAAAGAAGGAGGTACAATGATGCGTTGAAAAATTATAATTTAGCTTTAGCTAGAGGTTATCATACTATAGCTGTATATAGAGAAATAGCAGAATGTTACTACAGACTTGATGATTATGAAAATGCGTCTATGTATATTGAAAAAGCTATAGAAAAAGATAAAATGCCAAATGGTTTTATATTAGACTTAGCAGCTAAAATTGCTATTGAAAAATTAGAATTTGATAAAGCTCAAGAATATATAAATAAACTAGAGATTGTAGATACAATAGAAAATGTATATCATAGAAAAGCTTCTTTACTTTCCAAACAACTTAATTATACTCAAGCAATTAAATATGCAAATTTGGCTTGTAAAAGACAGCCACCGCTTCCTGAAACATTTTTAAATAAGGCATTTATTTTAACGCAATTAGAGCAGTATGAAGAAGCAAACAGCACCCTCTTGGAATTTAAAAGTTTATTTAAATCGCATGAAAAACGAGATTTTTATAATGAATTGATGTGTCTAGTTAAATTAAATATTGCAGGTTGGGAAGAAGCAGAGATATTTTATGAGAAATTATCCTCTAATTCACTTTATGCCAATTACCTAAAGTTTATTATTCTTGTATCTAAATCAGAGGATCTTAATCTAAGTTTAGTTGAGAGATTAAATTATAAAAAAGAAATTGAGCAACTTAAGTCTGAAGGTATGGAAGAATTTAATGAGCAGAACTTATTCATTAAAGATTAA